The proteins below come from a single Miscanthus floridulus cultivar M001 chromosome 1, ASM1932011v1, whole genome shotgun sequence genomic window:
- the LOC136477166 gene encoding probable LRR receptor-like serine/threonine-protein kinase At2g16250: MLPRCCHRRRSGAFCLAVLLLLHLHPHLHAGAQAALALARQDVAALHGLRASLGVRASDWPDRADPCVFWSGVACRAGRVTELHLSGLRRTRAGSRRAAFAVDQLRRLTALEAFNASGFPLPGRIPSWFGRGLPPSLAVIDLRSARVNGELPTDLGMSGNLTTLVLSGNNLSGSIPPSLFSIPGLRVLDLSANNLTGALPNVSFAGSGGAGVLFNASGNSLYGAIGDATGSLRKRFWVVDVSDNYFDQVLGAGFQNGTDGVADFRMNCLSGAASQRSRGDCEAFYTRNGVRLALDPMSSSPLPEPRPPQVRPMPSTSKRGGKWKFVLAGVLGGAAIVVILGLSALVICLLRRKGRRPRGRGVEQTEEGIRSGRRSSSVNPITMSPMASPGASGSQKGFPVIIDEFTYEQLHHAAGGFGDDNLVKRGHSGDMYHGVLDSGFQVVIKKIDLKSSKKCQVELSFLTKHSHGRIVPLLGHLAKDEEELLVYKYMAKGDLTTALHKKSVEVEQGLRSLDWITRLKIAIGVAEALCFLHDECSPPLVHRDIQASSVLLDDNFEVRLGSLGEICTQQSAGSQSFFSRILRSSRSLDKNISGPPATCSYDVYCFGKVLLELITGNFGASGSTDADSEEWLARTLGYINANDKEGVSGIVDPTLVVDDDHLEEVWAVAIVAKTCLNPKPSRRPLARYILKALENPLRVVREQEELQSNASHLRSTPSHGSWRFAFHGNKYCSWEVMPTSGQALARKNTAKSQGSEASNEDEENSFSFKWASREKFPDPIEFEESVVV, translated from the exons atgCTTCCTCgctgctgccaccgccgccgctcggGTGCCTTCTGCCTCGCCGTGCTCCTCCTGCTGCACCTGCACCCGCACCTGCACGCGGGCGCCCAGGCCGCGCTCGCGCTCGCGCGGCAGGACGTCGCGGCGCTCCACGGCCTGCGCGCGTCCCTCGGCGTGCGCGCCAGCGACTGGCCCGACAGGGCCGACCCCTGCGTCTTCTGGTCGGGCGTCGCCTGCCGCGCCGGCCGCGTCACGGAGCTCCACCTCTCCGGGCTCCGCCGCACCCGCGCGGGCTCCCGGCGCGCGGccttcgccgtcgaccagctcCGGCGGCTCACCGCGCTCGAGGCGTTCAACGCCTCGGGGTTCCCGCTCCCCGGCCGGATCCCGTCCTGGTTCGGCCGCGGCCTGCCGCCGTCGCTCGCCGTCATTGACCTCCGCTCCGCACGCGTCAATGGCGAGCTCCCGACCGATCTCGGGATGTCTGGGAACCTGACCACCCTTGTTCTCTCCGGTAACAACCTCTCGGGCTCTATCCCGCCGTCGCTCTTCTCAATCCCTGGTCTCCGCGTTCTCGATCTCTCCGCCAACAACCTCACCGGCGCGCTGCCCAACGTGTCCTTCGCTGGCAGTGGTGGAGCTGGAGTTTTGTTCAACGCCTCTGGTAATTCCTTGTACGGCGCTATCGGTGATGCCACTGGGTCCCTCAGGAAGAGGTTCTGGGTTGTTGACGTCTCGGACAATTACTTCGATCAGGTGCTTGGAGCTGGGTTTCAGAATGGGACCGATGGTGTAGCGGATTTCAGAATGAACTGCTTGTCTGGTGCAGCAAGCCAGCGCAGCCGTGGGGATTGTGAGGCGTTCTACACGAGGAACGGGGTGAGGCTAGCGTTGGACCCCATGTCATCATCGCCATTGCCGGAGCCACGGCCACCACAGGTGCGGCCGATGCCGTCAACGAGCAAGAGAGGGGGCAAATGGAAGTTTGTATTGGCCGGGGTCCTTGGAGGTGCTGCGATTGTGGTAATACTTGGCCTTAGTGCGCTGGTGATTTGCTTGTTGAGAAGAAAAGGAAGGAGACCGAGAGGAAGAGGAGTGGAGCAGACTGAGGAGGGCATTCGGTCTGGGCGGAGAAGTAGTAGTGTGAATCCCATCACAATGTCACCCATGGCATCCCCCGGAGCCAGTGGTTCACAAAAGGGCTTTCCTGTTATCATAGATGAATTCACCTATGAGCAGTTGCACCATGCTGCAGGGGGCTTTGGGGATGATAACCTTGTCAAGCGTGGGCATTCCGGTGATATGTACCATGGTGTCCTGGACAGCGGATTTCAAGTTGTCATCAAAAAGATTGATCTGAAGAGCAGTAAGAAGTGTCAGGTCGAGTTGAGCTTCCTTACAAAGCATAGCCATGGGAGAATCGTTCCATTGCTGGGCCATTTGGCTAAGGATGAGGAGGAATTGCTAGTCTACAAGTACATGGCAAAAGGTGACCTCACAACTGCACTGCACAAGAAATCAGTGGAAGTTGAACAGGGTCTGCGCTCATTGGATTGGATAACGAGGCTAAAGATTGCAATTGGTGTGGCTGAGGCCTTGTGCTTCCTTCATGACGAATGCAGTCCTCCGTTGGTTCACAG AGATATCCAAGCTAGCAGTGTGCTTCTTGATGACAATTTTGAAGTGCGCCTTGGGAGTCTGGGTGAAATATGCACTCAACAAAGTGCAGGAAGCCAGAGTTTCTTCTCTCGGATTCTAAGATCATCGAG ATCCCTTGACAAGAACATATCAG GTCCACCAGCTACCTGCTCATACGATGTTTACTGTTTTGGGAAGGTGCTACTAGAGCTAATCACCGGAAACTTTGGTGCGAGTGGCTCAACTGACGCAGACTCAGAAGAGTGGTTAGCAAGAACATTAGGTTACATCAATGCCAATGACAAGGAGGGTGTCTCAGGTATTGTAGATCCTACCCTTGTTGTGGATGACGACCACCTAGAGGAAGTATGGGCAGTGGCCATCGTCGCGAAGACATGCCTGAATCCAAAGCCCTCTAGGCGTCCACTCGCCCGTTACATCTTGAAAGCACTGGAGAACCCACTAAGGGTGGTGCGGGAGCAGGAAGAGCTCCAATCCAACGCATCTCATCTCAGAAGTACCCCATCTCACGGCTCTTGGCGTTTTGCCTTCCATGGAAACAAGTACTGCAGCTGGGAGGTCATGCCAACGTCGGGGCAAGCACTTGCTCGGAAAAATACAGCAAAGTCTCAGGGAAGCGAGGCAAGCAATGAGGACGAAGAGAATTCATTCTCATTCAAGTGGGCTTCACGGGAAAAATTCCCGGATCCCATAGAGTTTGAAGAAAGTGTTGTTGTGTAG